CGCGAGACCCATCGCGACCTCGTAGGAGATCATCTGCGCGCTCGAGCGCAGGCCGCCCAGCAGCGAGTACGTCGACCCGCTGGACCAGCCGCCGAGCACGATGCCGTAGATGCCGATCGAGGCGATGGCCATCACGAAGAGGACCGCGACGGGCATGTCGGTCAGCTGGAGCGGGGTGCGCTCGCCGAACATCGTGACCTCGGGGCCGAAGGGGATCACCGAGAAGGTGACGAAGGCCGGGATGACCACCAGCACCGGGGCGAGGACGAAGACGACCTTGTCGGCCGCCTTGGGGATGATGTCCTCCTTCAGCGCCAGCTTCACGCCGTCGGCCAGCGACTGCAGCAGGCCGAAGGGGCCGTGCACGTTGGGGCCGATGCGGTGCTGCATGCGCGCCACGACGCGCCGCTCCCACCAGATGTTGAACAGCGTCAGCAGCACCAGCACGACGAAGATGAGCACGGCCTTGACCAGCACCAGCCACCAGACGTCCTGGCCGAAGAGGGGCAGTTCGTTCACAGCGAGGCTCCCTTCAGGCTCACGCGGCTGCCCGGCGAGGCCAGGCGTTCGAGCACGGAGGTCCCGAAGGACGCGGACGGCACCCACACGACGTCGTCGACCATGCCGGGCACCTGCTCCACGGGCAGCGTCAGCTCACCGCGGTCGCCCACGACCGTGACCGAGCCGCCCGACAGGGAGGCGGCGGCGTACGTCGCGGGGCTGAGGCGGGCCACGGCGGGCCGGGCGGTGGCGGCGAGGTGCTTGTCGCCGGCCTGCATGGCGCCGTCGTCGATGAGCTGCTTCCAGGTCGAGAGGGCGACGCCCTCACCCGGGGCGGCCCCGGTGGGGTCCGAGAGCGGGTCGGAGTGCATCGCGGCCCGGTCGCCGTCCCAGGCGCCGAGGTCGGCCATCTCGGCGCGGACCTCGTCGACGGTGCGGAACCCGAGGGCGGCACCGTGGCCGGCGGCCGCGAGCTCCTCGGAGATGCCGGCGAGCACCCGCAGGTCGGGCAGCGACGAGGGGCTGGGCAGCACGGCCTCGAAGGGACGCACCCGCCCCTCCCAGTTGACGAACGTGCCGGCCTTCTCGACGGCGGCGGCGACGGGGAACACCACGTCGGCGGCCCGGGTCACCTCGGTCTCGCGCAGCTCGAGGGCGACCACGAAGGAGGCGGCCTCGAGGGCGGCGCGGGTCGCGGCCGGGTCGGTGGTGTCGGCGGGGTCGACCCCGCCGACGACCAGGCCGCCGACCTCGCCGGCGACCAGGGCGGCGACGATCGCGTCGGCGTCACGGCCGGGCGTCTCGGGCAGCGAGGCGACGCCCCACGACGCGGCGGCGTCGACGCGGGCGGCGGCGTCGGCCACCGGCCGGGCGCCGGGCAGCAGGCCGGGCAGGCAGCCGGCCTCGACCGCACCGCGGTCACCGGCGCGACGCGGCACCCAGGCCAGTCGGGCGCCGGTGCGGGCGGCCAGGTCGGCGGCCGCGGTGAGCGCGCCGGGCGAGGTCGCCAGGCGCTCGCCGACCAGCACGACGGTGGTGGCGTCGACACCGTGCTCGGCGTGCTCGACCATCGCGGCGAGCGCACCGGCCTCGGCGCCGGGGGCGGTGGGCACCAGGTGGGCGGAGAGCTTGGCGAGCCCGCGGGTCAGGTACGGCGCGACCGCGAGCACGCGGGTGCCGTGCTTGGCCGCGCGGCGCAGGCGCAGGAAGACCGCGCCGGCCTCGTCCTCGGGCTCGAGCCCGGCCAGCACCACCGTCGCCGCCGACTCCAGGTCGGCGTAGGTGACCCCGCCGGCCTCGGGGGCGCCGAGGGCGACGTGGGCGGCGAGGAACTGCTCCTCCTCCGCCGAGTGCGGGCGGGCGCGGAAGTCGATGTCGTTGGTGCCGAGCGTGACCCGCGCCAGCTTGGCGTAGGCGTAGGCGTCCTCGGTGCTCATCCGGCCACCGGTCAGCACCGCCGACGAGCCGGCGGCGGCCAGCCCGCGCGCGGCCACGGCGAAGGCCTCGGGCCACGACGCCGGGCGCAGCGAGCCGTCGCCGCCGTCCTCGACGCGGTCGCGCACCTGCGGGTAGCCCAGCCGGTCCTCGAGGTGGGCGTAGGTGAAGGCGAAGCGGTCCTTGTCGGTGATCCACTCCTCGTTGACCTCGGGGTCGTTGCCGGCCAGGCGACGCATCACCTTGCCGCGACGGTGGTCGACGCGGATCGCGGAGCCGCAGGCGTCGTGCTCGGCGACGCTGGGGGTGGAGACCAGGTCGAAGGGGCGCGAGCGGAACCGGTAGGACTCCGAGGTGAGCGCGCCCACCGGGCAGATCTGGATGGTGTTGCCGGAGAAGTAGGACAGGAACGGCGCCGACTCGGCGATGCCGATCTGCTGCTGGGCGCCGCGCTCGACCAGCGCGATGAACGGGTCGCCGGCGATCTCCTCGGCGAAGCGGGTGCAGCGCTGGCACACGATGCAGCGCTCGCGGTCGAGCAGCACCTGCGGGGAGAGGTTGATCGGCTTGGGGAAGGTGCGCTTGACGCCGCCGGAGGCGGTGAAGCGCGACTCGCCGCGCCCGTTGGACATCGCCTGGTTCTGCAGGGGGCACTCGCCGCCCTTGTCGCAGACCGGGCAGTCGAGCGGGTGGTTGACCAGCAGGAACTCCATGACGCCCTGCTGGGCCTTGTCGGCGACCTCGCTGGTGGCCTGGGTGTTGACGACCATGCCCGGTGCGACCGGCAGGGTGCAGGAGGCCTGCGGCTTGGGGAAGCCGCGGCCGTTGCCGGCGTCGGGGACGTCGACCAGGCACTGGCGGCAGGCGCCGACCGGCTCGAGCAGCGGGTGGTCGCAGAAGCGCGGGATCTGCACGCCGACCTGCTCGGCGGCCCGGATCACCAGGGTGTCCTTGGGGACGCTGACCTCGATGCCGTCGATGGTCACCTGGACCAGCTCGACCTCGGCCGAGGTCCTCTCGGGGGTGGTTGTCATGCCTGGGCTCCAGCGGTGGCGAAGACGGTCGAGGCCGCGGGGTCGAAGGGGCAGCCCCCGTGCTCGAGGTGGGCGAGGTACTCGTCGCGGAAGAACTTGATCGAGCTCGAGATCGGGCTGGTGGCACCGTCGCCGAGCGCGCAGAACGAGCGGCCCAGGATGTTGTCGCACTGGTCGAGGAGCAGGTCGAGGTCCTCCTCGCGGCCCTCCCCCTTCTCCAGGCGGGCCAGGGTCTGCACCAGCCACCAGGTGCCCTCGCGGCACGGGGTGCACTTGCCGCAGGACTCGTGCTTGTAGAACTCGGTCCAGCGCAGCACCGCGCGCACCACGCAGGTGGTCTCGTCGAAGAGCTGCAGGGCGCGGGTGCCGAGCATGCTGCCGGCCTCGGCCATCCCCTCGAAGTCGAGCGGCAGGTCGAGGTGCTCGGCGGTCAGCATCGGGGTCGAGGAGCCGCCGGGGGTCCAGAACTTCAGCTCGTGGCCGGCGCGCATGCCGCCGGCCAGGTCGATCAGCTCGCGCAGCGTGATGCCCAGCGGGGCCTCGTACTGCCCGGGCCGGGCGACGTGGCCCGAGAGCGAGAAGATGCCGAAGCCCTTGGACTTCTCGGTGCCCATGGAGGCGAACCAGTCGGCGCCGTGGGCGATGATCGAGGGCACCGAGGCGATCGACTCGACGTTGTTGATGACCGTGGGGCTGGCGTAGAGCCCGGCCACGGCGGGGAACGGCGGGCGCAGGCGCGGCTGGCCGCGACGGCCCTCGAGGCCCTCGAGCAGGGCGGTCTCCTCGCCACAGATGTAGGCGCCGGCGCCGGCGTGGACCACGATGTCGAGGTCGTAGCCGCTGCCGTGGATGTCGGTGCCGAGGTGGCCGGCGGCGTACGCCTCGGCCACGGCCGCCTGGACCCGGCGGATGACGTGGAGCACCTCGCCGCGGATGTAGATGAAGGCCTTGTTGGCGCGGATGGCGAAGGAGCTGATGATGACGCCCTCGACCAGCGTGTGGGGGCTGGCCATCATCAGCGGGATGTCCTTGCAGGTGCCCGGCTCGGACTCGTCGGCGTTGACCACGAGGTACTTGGGCTTGGGGTTGTCCTGCGGGATGAAGCCCCACTTCATGCCGGTGGGGAAGCCCGCGCCGCCGCGCCCGCGCAGACCGGAGTCCTTGACAGCGGCGATCACGTCGTCGGGGGCCATGCCCAGGGCGGTGCGCAGCCCGGCGTAGCCGCCGTGCTCCTCGTAGGACGCCAGGGTCCAGGAGCGCTCGGCGCCCCAGTTGGCGGTGAGGACCGGGGTCAGGGTGTCGACCACGTCAGTTCGCCTCCTTCTTCTCCGCGGCGGTCTGGTCGCTGCCGCTCTCCGCCTCGACGGCGGCCGACTCGGCCTCCTCGGAGGCGTCGGTACGACGCGCGGCCTCGGCGCCCTCGCCGTCGGCGGTGGGCTCGGTGCCGGTGGCGCCCGAGGCCTGCGCCGAGGGGGCGCTCCAGCCGCGCTCGTGGGCGATCTCGAGACCCACCAGCGAGGCGGGGCCCGCGGCGGGGCCCTCGTCGGCGCGCCCGTCGGGGAAGCCGGCGAGCACGCGCTCGGCCTCGCGCCAGGTGCACACGCGCGGGCCACGGGTCGAGGTGACCTCCTTGCCGGCGCGCAGGTCGTCGACCAGGGCGACCGCCGAGTCGGGGGTCATGTTGTCCATGAACTCCCAGTTGACCATCATCACCGGCGCGTAGTCGCAGGCCGCGTTGCACTCGACGTGCTCGAGGGTGATGTTCTTCTGGCCCGGCACGTCGGCGGTGGTCTCGTCGTTGCCGACGTCGAGGTGGTCCTTGAGCCGCTCGAAGATCTGGTCGCCGCCCATCACCGCGCACAGCGTGTTGGTGCAGACCCCGACGTGGTAGTCGCCGACGGGGCGGCGCTTGTACATCGTGTAGAAGGTCGCGACACCGCTGACCTCGGCCGCGGAGATGTCGAGGATCTCGGCGCACGCCTCGATGCCCTCAGGGGTCACCCGGCCCTCGGTGGACTGCACCAGGTGCAGCATCGGCAGCAGGCCGGAGCGGGCCTCGGGGTAGCGGCCGGCGATCTCGCGCAGCTCGTCGAGGGTCGTCTGCGACAGCGTCATCGGTCGACGCCTCCCATCACGGGGTCGATCGAGGCGATCGCCACGATGACGTCGGCGACCATGCCGCCCTCGCTCATCACGGACGTCGCCTGCAGGTTGGTGAACGACGGGTCGCGGAAGTGCGCCCGGAAGGGTCGGGTGCCGCCGTCGGAGACGACGTGTGCGCCGAGCTCGCCGCGCGGCGACTCCACGGGCACGTAGGCCTGGCCGGTCGGGACCCGGAAGCCCTCGGTGACCAGCTTGAAGTGGTGGATCAGGCCCTCCATCGACTCGCCCATGATGTGGCGGATGTGGTCGAGGCTGTTGCCCATGCCGTCGGAGCCGATCGAGAGCTGGCTGGGCCAGGCGACCTTCTTGTCGGCGACCATGACGGGAGCGCCCTCGAGGCCGGCGAGGCGCTCGGCGGCCTGCTCGACGATCTTCAGCGACTCCCACATCTCGGCCAGGCGCACCCGGAAGCGGCCGTAGGCGTCGGCGGTGTCCCAGGTCTGCACGTCGAAGTCGTAGGTCTCGTAGCCGCAGTACGGCTCGGACTTGCGCAGGTCCCAGGGGTAGCCGGTGGCGCGCAGCGGCGGACCGGTCAGGCCCAGCGCCAGGCAGCCCTCGAGGTCGAGGTGGCCCACGCCCTCGAGGCGGCCCTTGAAGATCGGGTTGGCGTTGCACAGCGCGGCGTACTCGGGCAGGCGCTTGCGCATCAGGTCGATGAAGCCTCGGATCTCGTCGAGGGCGCCGGGAGGCAGGTCCTGGGCGACGCCGCCGGGGCGGATGAAGGCGTGGTTCATCCGCAGGCCGGTGATCAGCTCGAAGAGGTCGAGCACCAGCTCGCGCTCGCGGAAGCCGATCGTCATCACGGTCAGCGCGCCGAGCTCCATGCCGCCGGTGGCGATCGCGACCAGGTGGGAGGAGAGACGGTTGAGCTCCATCAGGAGCACCCGCATGACCTGCGCCTTCTCGGGCACGTCGGCCTCGATGTCGAGCAGCCGCTCGACGCCGAGCACGTAGGTCATCTCGTTGTAGAACGGGGAGAGGTAGTCCATCCGGGTGCAGAACGTGACGCCCTGCGTCCAGGAGCGGAACTCCATGTTCTTCTCGATGCCGGTGTGCAGGTAGCCGATGCCGCAGCGGGCCTCGGTGACCGTCTCGCCCTCGAGCTCCAGGATCAGGCGCAGCACGCCGTGGGTCGAGGGGTGCTGGGGGCCCATGTTGACGACGACGCGCTCCTCGGCGCCCTCCTCGAGCCCCTCGGTGATGGAGTCCCAGTCCTGGCCGGAGACGGTGAAGACGCGCCCCTCGGAGGTCTCCTGGGTGCCGGCGTAGAGGTCCTGCTCGCCGGCGCCCGTGCTGGTGTTGGTTCCGGTGTTGGCAGCCATCAGTTGTACGACCTCCGCTGGTCGGGAGGCGGCACGGTGCCGCCCTTGTACTCCACGGGGATGCCACCCAGCGGGTAGTCCTTGCGCTGGGGGTGGCCCGGCCAGTCGTCGGGCATGAGGATGCGCGTGAGCCCGGGGTGGCCGTCGAAGACGATCCCGAACATGTCGTAGGTCTCGCGCTCGTGCCAGTCGGCGGTCGGGTAGACCGCGACCACCGAGGGCACGTGCGGGTCGGCGTCGGGGGCGGTGGCCTCGACGCGGATCCGGCGGTTGTGGGTCATCGAGAGCAGGTGCATCACCACGTGCAGCTCGCGCCCGGTGTCGTCGGGGTAGTGCACGCCGGAGACGCTCGAGCACAGCTCGAAGCGCAGCGCCTCGTCGTCGCGCAGCAGCCGCGCCACGTCGAGGAGGTCCTCGCGGCGCACGTGGAAGGTGATCTCGCCGCGGTGCACCACGACGCTGCCGACGGCCTGCTCGAGCCCGGCCGAGCGGGTCGCGGCCTCGAGGGCGTCGGCGACCTCGTCGAACCAGCCGCCGAAGGGACGGCTGCTCGGCGCGGGGTAGGTGACGGCCGAGACCAGGCCGCCGTAGCCGCTGGTGTCACCGGTGCCGCGCACGCCGAACATCCCGTGGCGCTGGCCGACCTGGTGGACCTGGCCGGGGGCGGAGGGCAGGTTCTCGGGCGACTGCTCCACCGCCGGCTTGCCGGGGGTCTGCTCGGGCCCGTCGGGGGTCGCCGTCGTGACGTCCTTGTCGTCGCTCACCGCAGCAGGCCCTTCATCTCGGAGGTCGGCAGCGCGGTGAGGCGCTCGTTCTCGAGCTCCTCGATCTGCGCGAGGCGGTTGGCCCCGAGCTTGGTCGACTGGACCTGGTCGTGCAGCTTGAGGATCGCGTCGATGAGCATCTCGGGCCGCGGCGGGCAGCCGGGCAGGTACATGTCGACGGGCACGACGTGGTCGACGCCCTGCACGATCGCGTAGTTGTTGAACATGCCGCCGGAGCTGGCGCACACGCCCATCGCCAGGACCCACTTGGGCTCGGCCATCTGGTCGTAGATCTGGCGCAGGACCGGGGCCATCTTCTGGCTCACGCGCCCGGCGACGATCATCAGGTCGGCCTGGCGCGGGCTCGCGCGGAAGACCTCCATGCCGAAGCGGGCCATGTCGTACTTCGGGCCGCCGCTGGTCATCATCTCGATGGCGCAGCAGGCCAGGCCGAACGTCGCGGGCCAGAACGAGGCCTTGCGCATGTAGCCGGCCACGCCCTCGACGGTCGTCAGCAGGACGCCGCTGGGGAGCTTCTCCTCGATACCCATGGCTGGGTCCTTTCGCAGATGTGGTCCGGTCAGTCCCAGTCGAGCCCGCCGCGACGCCACTCGTAGGCGTAGGCGACGGTGATGTTGACCAGGAACAGGACGACGGCGAGCAGGCCGAAGCCGCCCAGGGCGTCGAAGTGGACGGCCCA
The Nocardioides marinisabuli genome window above contains:
- a CDS encoding NuoB/complex I 20 kDa subunit family protein, giving the protein MGIEEKLPSGVLLTTVEGVAGYMRKASFWPATFGLACCAIEMMTSGGPKYDMARFGMEVFRASPRQADLMIVAGRVSQKMAPVLRQIYDQMAEPKWVLAMGVCASSGGMFNNYAIVQGVDHVVPVDMYLPGCPPRPEMLIDAILKLHDQVQSTKLGANRLAQIEELENERLTALPTSEMKGLLR
- a CDS encoding NADH-quinone oxidoreductase subunit G, whose translation is MTTTPERTSAEVELVQVTIDGIEVSVPKDTLVIRAAEQVGVQIPRFCDHPLLEPVGACRQCLVDVPDAGNGRGFPKPQASCTLPVAPGMVVNTQATSEVADKAQQGVMEFLLVNHPLDCPVCDKGGECPLQNQAMSNGRGESRFTASGGVKRTFPKPINLSPQVLLDRERCIVCQRCTRFAEEIAGDPFIALVERGAQQQIGIAESAPFLSYFSGNTIQICPVGALTSESYRFRSRPFDLVSTPSVAEHDACGSAIRVDHRRGKVMRRLAGNDPEVNEEWITDKDRFAFTYAHLEDRLGYPQVRDRVEDGGDGSLRPASWPEAFAVAARGLAAAGSSAVLTGGRMSTEDAYAYAKLARVTLGTNDIDFRARPHSAEEEQFLAAHVALGAPEAGGVTYADLESAATVVLAGLEPEDEAGAVFLRLRRAAKHGTRVLAVAPYLTRGLAKLSAHLVPTAPGAEAGALAAMVEHAEHGVDATTVVLVGERLATSPGALTAAADLAARTGARLAWVPRRAGDRGAVEAGCLPGLLPGARPVADAAARVDAAASWGVASLPETPGRDADAIVAALVAGEVGGLVVGGVDPADTTDPAATRAALEAASFVVALELRETEVTRAADVVFPVAAAVEKAGTFVNWEGRVRPFEAVLPSPSSLPDLRVLAGISEELAAAGHGAALGFRTVDEVRAEMADLGAWDGDRAAMHSDPLSDPTGAAPGEGVALSTWKQLIDDGAMQAGDKHLAATARPAVARLSPATYAAASLSGGSVTVVGDRGELTLPVEQVPGMVDDVVWVPSASFGTSVLERLASPGSRVSLKGASL
- the nuoE gene encoding NADH-quinone oxidoreductase subunit NuoE, with product MTLSQTTLDELREIAGRYPEARSGLLPMLHLVQSTEGRVTPEGIEACAEILDISAAEVSGVATFYTMYKRRPVGDYHVGVCTNTLCAVMGGDQIFERLKDHLDVGNDETTADVPGQKNITLEHVECNAACDYAPVMMVNWEFMDNMTPDSAVALVDDLRAGKEVTSTRGPRVCTWREAERVLAGFPDGRADEGPAAGPASLVGLEIAHERGWSAPSAQASGATGTEPTADGEGAEAARRTDASEEAESAAVEAESGSDQTAAEKKEAN
- a CDS encoding NADH-quinone oxidoreductase subunit C, with translation MSDDKDVTTATPDGPEQTPGKPAVEQSPENLPSAPGQVHQVGQRHGMFGVRGTGDTSGYGGLVSAVTYPAPSSRPFGGWFDEVADALEAATRSAGLEQAVGSVVVHRGEITFHVRREDLLDVARLLRDDEALRFELCSSVSGVHYPDDTGRELHVVMHLLSMTHNRRIRVEATAPDADPHVPSVVAVYPTADWHERETYDMFGIVFDGHPGLTRILMPDDWPGHPQRKDYPLGGIPVEYKGGTVPPPDQRRSYN
- a CDS encoding NADH-quinone oxidoreductase subunit D, translating into MAANTGTNTSTGAGEQDLYAGTQETSEGRVFTVSGQDWDSITEGLEEGAEERVVVNMGPQHPSTHGVLRLILELEGETVTEARCGIGYLHTGIEKNMEFRSWTQGVTFCTRMDYLSPFYNEMTYVLGVERLLDIEADVPEKAQVMRVLLMELNRLSSHLVAIATGGMELGALTVMTIGFRERELVLDLFELITGLRMNHAFIRPGGVAQDLPPGALDEIRGFIDLMRKRLPEYAALCNANPIFKGRLEGVGHLDLEGCLALGLTGPPLRATGYPWDLRKSEPYCGYETYDFDVQTWDTADAYGRFRVRLAEMWESLKIVEQAAERLAGLEGAPVMVADKKVAWPSQLSIGSDGMGNSLDHIRHIMGESMEGLIHHFKLVTEGFRVPTGQAYVPVESPRGELGAHVVSDGGTRPFRAHFRDPSFTNLQATSVMSEGGMVADVIVAIASIDPVMGGVDR
- the nuoF gene encoding NADH-quinone oxidoreductase subunit NuoF produces the protein MVDTLTPVLTANWGAERSWTLASYEEHGGYAGLRTALGMAPDDVIAAVKDSGLRGRGGAGFPTGMKWGFIPQDNPKPKYLVVNADESEPGTCKDIPLMMASPHTLVEGVIISSFAIRANKAFIYIRGEVLHVIRRVQAAVAEAYAAGHLGTDIHGSGYDLDIVVHAGAGAYICGEETALLEGLEGRRGQPRLRPPFPAVAGLYASPTVINNVESIASVPSIIAHGADWFASMGTEKSKGFGIFSLSGHVARPGQYEAPLGITLRELIDLAGGMRAGHELKFWTPGGSSTPMLTAEHLDLPLDFEGMAEAGSMLGTRALQLFDETTCVVRAVLRWTEFYKHESCGKCTPCREGTWWLVQTLARLEKGEGREEDLDLLLDQCDNILGRSFCALGDGATSPISSSIKFFRDEYLAHLEHGGCPFDPAASTVFATAGAQA